One stretch of Ipomoea triloba cultivar NCNSP0323 chromosome 8, ASM357664v1 DNA includes these proteins:
- the LOC116027410 gene encoding pentatricopeptide repeat-containing protein At3g53170-like isoform X3: MELYIHHLYSSSSHFLTSPVIYSNKFSRELKTQKSIQFYRVCAAKSILENASSLDLQKRSKKELSRILRTEAAIEAIERKANSSKYNNLWPKAVLEALDDAIKGNRWESALKIFRLLRKQHWYEPRSRTYARLLVMLGKYRQPNQASLLFDLMRSDGLQPTLDVYTALASAYGLSGLLDEAWHTIHDMKSISDCKPDVYTYSILIKCCMKFQRYDMIEHILAEMSYLGIECSNVTYNTIIDGYGKANLFEQMENSLLEMIESGMSLPDVFTLNSVIGAYGKCGNIEKMEKWFDEFQLMGIKPDVMTFNILIKSYGKAKMYAKMGSVLDYMGKRFYSPTTVTYNTIIKTFGKAGNIDEMEEFFLKMKHQGMKPNSITYCSLISAYSRAEILEKVDSILRQVENSDVVLDTTFFNCAINAYGQAGDIERMVKLFLEMKDQQCRPDNITYATMIKAYSAQGMIEAAEDLQSRMISGNDFPGFLWVSC, encoded by the exons ATGGAGCTCTACATCCATCATCTATACTCCTCATCGTCCCACTTCCTCACTTCACCCGTCATCTATTCGAATAAATTCTCCAGAGAGCTGAAAACTCAGAAAAGCATACAATTCTATAGAGTCTGTGCAGCGAAGTCAATTCTAGAGAACGCTTCTTCACTAGACCTGCAAAAACGCTCGAAGAAGGAACTCTCTCGGATTCTCCGAACCGAGGCGGCCATCGAAGCTATTGAGAGGAAAGCAAACTCTAGCAAGTACAATAACCTCTGGCCCAAGGCTGTCTTGGAGGCTCTCGATGATGCTATCAAGGGAAACCGTTGGGAGTCTGCTCTTAAG ATTTTCAGGCTTCTTCGTAAGCAACACTGGTATGAGCCAAGATCCCGGACATATGCAAGGCTTTTGGTAATGCTTGGCAAGTACAGGCAGCCAAACCAAGCTAGCTTACTTTTTGATCTCATGCGATCTGATGGGCTTCAACCAACGCTGGATGTTTACACTGCGCTTGCAAGTGCATACGGTCTTAGTGGCCTACTTGATGAGGCATGGCATACGATTCATGATATGAAGTCGATCTCTGATTGCAAACCTGATGTGTATACTTACTCAATCCTTATCAAATGCTGCATGAAATTCCAACGTTATGATATGATTGAGCACATTTTAGCTGAGATGTCGTATTTGGGAATTGAATGCAGTAACGTGACTTACAATACTATAATTGATGGATATGGAAAAGCTAATCTTTTTGAACAAATGGAAAACTCCTTGCTGGAGATGATTGAGAGTGGCATGAGCCTTCCTGATGTTTTCACTTTGAATTCAGTTATTGGAGCCTATGGTAAATGTGGAAACATTGAGAAAATGGAGAAGTGGTTTGATGAGTTTCAGCTTATGGGAATAAAGCCAGATGTCATGac ATTTAATATACTAATCAAGTCATATGGAAAAGCAAAAATGTATGCAAAAATGGGTTCTGTACTTGATTAC ATGGGGAAACGGTTCTATTCCCCAACAACGGTTACCTATAATACAATCATTAAGACCTTTGGAAAAGCGGGAAATATTGATGAGATGGAAGagtttttcttgaaaatgaaacaTCAAGGAATGAAGCCTAATTCAATCACTTATTGCTCTCTGATTAGTGCTTATAGTAGAGCTGAAATTCTAGAAAAGGTTGATTCGATTTTGAGGCAAGTAGAAAACTCAGATGTGGTTTTAGATACTACATTTTTTAATTGTGCCATTAATGCTTACGGGCAAGCTGGTGATATAGAGAGGATGGTCAAGTTGTTCTTGGAAATGAAGGACCAACAATGTAGACCAGATAATATCACCTATGCTACCATGATAAAGGCATACAGTGCGCAGGGGATGATTGAAGCCGCTGAAGATCTACAGAGTAGAATGATCAGTGGTAATGACTTTCCAG GCTTCTTGTGGGTGTCTTGTTAA
- the LOC116027410 gene encoding pentatricopeptide repeat-containing protein At3g53170-like isoform X2, which produces MELYIHHLYSSSSHFLTSPVIYSNKFSRELKTQKSIQFYRVCAAKSILENASSLDLQKRSKKELSRILRTEAAIEAIERKANSSKYNNLWPKAVLEALDDAIKGNRWESALKIFRLLRKQHWYEPRSRTYARLLVMLGKYRQPNQASLLFDLMRSDGLQPTLDVYTALASAYGLSGLLDEAWHTIHDMKSISDCKPDVYTYSILIKCCMKFQRYDMIEHILAEMSYLGIECSNVTYNTIIDGYGKANLFEQMENSLLEMIESGMSLPDVFTLNSVIGAYGKCGNIEKMEKWFDEFQLMGIKPDVMTFNILIKSYGKAKMYAKMGSVLDYMGKRFYSPTTVTYNTIIKTFGKAGNIDEMEEFFLKMKHQGMKPNSITYCSLISAYSRAEILEKVDSILRQVENSDVVLDTTFFNCAINAYGQAGDIERMVKLFLEMKDQQCRPDNITYATMIKAYSAQGMIEAAEDLQSRMISGNDFPETKLIGSPTPLD; this is translated from the exons ATGGAGCTCTACATCCATCATCTATACTCCTCATCGTCCCACTTCCTCACTTCACCCGTCATCTATTCGAATAAATTCTCCAGAGAGCTGAAAACTCAGAAAAGCATACAATTCTATAGAGTCTGTGCAGCGAAGTCAATTCTAGAGAACGCTTCTTCACTAGACCTGCAAAAACGCTCGAAGAAGGAACTCTCTCGGATTCTCCGAACCGAGGCGGCCATCGAAGCTATTGAGAGGAAAGCAAACTCTAGCAAGTACAATAACCTCTGGCCCAAGGCTGTCTTGGAGGCTCTCGATGATGCTATCAAGGGAAACCGTTGGGAGTCTGCTCTTAAG ATTTTCAGGCTTCTTCGTAAGCAACACTGGTATGAGCCAAGATCCCGGACATATGCAAGGCTTTTGGTAATGCTTGGCAAGTACAGGCAGCCAAACCAAGCTAGCTTACTTTTTGATCTCATGCGATCTGATGGGCTTCAACCAACGCTGGATGTTTACACTGCGCTTGCAAGTGCATACGGTCTTAGTGGCCTACTTGATGAGGCATGGCATACGATTCATGATATGAAGTCGATCTCTGATTGCAAACCTGATGTGTATACTTACTCAATCCTTATCAAATGCTGCATGAAATTCCAACGTTATGATATGATTGAGCACATTTTAGCTGAGATGTCGTATTTGGGAATTGAATGCAGTAACGTGACTTACAATACTATAATTGATGGATATGGAAAAGCTAATCTTTTTGAACAAATGGAAAACTCCTTGCTGGAGATGATTGAGAGTGGCATGAGCCTTCCTGATGTTTTCACTTTGAATTCAGTTATTGGAGCCTATGGTAAATGTGGAAACATTGAGAAAATGGAGAAGTGGTTTGATGAGTTTCAGCTTATGGGAATAAAGCCAGATGTCATGac ATTTAATATACTAATCAAGTCATATGGAAAAGCAAAAATGTATGCAAAAATGGGTTCTGTACTTGATTAC ATGGGGAAACGGTTCTATTCCCCAACAACGGTTACCTATAATACAATCATTAAGACCTTTGGAAAAGCGGGAAATATTGATGAGATGGAAGagtttttcttgaaaatgaaacaTCAAGGAATGAAGCCTAATTCAATCACTTATTGCTCTCTGATTAGTGCTTATAGTAGAGCTGAAATTCTAGAAAAGGTTGATTCGATTTTGAGGCAAGTAGAAAACTCAGATGTGGTTTTAGATACTACATTTTTTAATTGTGCCATTAATGCTTACGGGCAAGCTGGTGATATAGAGAGGATGGTCAAGTTGTTCTTGGAAATGAAGGACCAACAATGTAGACCAGATAATATCACCTATGCTACCATGATAAAGGCATACAGTGCGCAGGGGATGATTGAAGCCGCTGAAGATCTACAGAGTAGAATGATCAGTGGTAATGACTTTCCAG AAACAAAGTTAATTGGATCACCCACACCCCTTGATTAG
- the LOC116027410 gene encoding pentatricopeptide repeat-containing protein At3g53170-like isoform X1 — translation MELYIHHLYSSSSHFLTSPVIYSNKFSRELKTQKSIQFYRVCAAKSILENASSLDLQKRSKKELSRILRTEAAIEAIERKANSSKYNNLWPKAVLEALDDAIKGNRWESALKIFRLLRKQHWYEPRSRTYARLLVMLGKYRQPNQASLLFDLMRSDGLQPTLDVYTALASAYGLSGLLDEAWHTIHDMKSISDCKPDVYTYSILIKCCMKFQRYDMIEHILAEMSYLGIECSNVTYNTIIDGYGKANLFEQMENSLLEMIESGMSLPDVFTLNSVIGAYGKCGNIEKMEKWFDEFQLMGIKPDVMTFNILIKSYGKAKMYAKMGSVLDYMGKRFYSPTTVTYNTIIKTFGKAGNIDEMEEFFLKMKHQGMKPNSITYCSLISAYSRAEILEKVDSILRQVENSDVVLDTTFFNCAINAYGQAGDIERMVKLFLEMKDQQCRPDNITYATMIKAYSAQGMIEAAEDLQSRMISGNDFPGTHMNALQFADNYNCLCAFSPRIKYKMLYQLSNLDYSSI, via the exons ATGGAGCTCTACATCCATCATCTATACTCCTCATCGTCCCACTTCCTCACTTCACCCGTCATCTATTCGAATAAATTCTCCAGAGAGCTGAAAACTCAGAAAAGCATACAATTCTATAGAGTCTGTGCAGCGAAGTCAATTCTAGAGAACGCTTCTTCACTAGACCTGCAAAAACGCTCGAAGAAGGAACTCTCTCGGATTCTCCGAACCGAGGCGGCCATCGAAGCTATTGAGAGGAAAGCAAACTCTAGCAAGTACAATAACCTCTGGCCCAAGGCTGTCTTGGAGGCTCTCGATGATGCTATCAAGGGAAACCGTTGGGAGTCTGCTCTTAAG ATTTTCAGGCTTCTTCGTAAGCAACACTGGTATGAGCCAAGATCCCGGACATATGCAAGGCTTTTGGTAATGCTTGGCAAGTACAGGCAGCCAAACCAAGCTAGCTTACTTTTTGATCTCATGCGATCTGATGGGCTTCAACCAACGCTGGATGTTTACACTGCGCTTGCAAGTGCATACGGTCTTAGTGGCCTACTTGATGAGGCATGGCATACGATTCATGATATGAAGTCGATCTCTGATTGCAAACCTGATGTGTATACTTACTCAATCCTTATCAAATGCTGCATGAAATTCCAACGTTATGATATGATTGAGCACATTTTAGCTGAGATGTCGTATTTGGGAATTGAATGCAGTAACGTGACTTACAATACTATAATTGATGGATATGGAAAAGCTAATCTTTTTGAACAAATGGAAAACTCCTTGCTGGAGATGATTGAGAGTGGCATGAGCCTTCCTGATGTTTTCACTTTGAATTCAGTTATTGGAGCCTATGGTAAATGTGGAAACATTGAGAAAATGGAGAAGTGGTTTGATGAGTTTCAGCTTATGGGAATAAAGCCAGATGTCATGac ATTTAATATACTAATCAAGTCATATGGAAAAGCAAAAATGTATGCAAAAATGGGTTCTGTACTTGATTAC ATGGGGAAACGGTTCTATTCCCCAACAACGGTTACCTATAATACAATCATTAAGACCTTTGGAAAAGCGGGAAATATTGATGAGATGGAAGagtttttcttgaaaatgaaacaTCAAGGAATGAAGCCTAATTCAATCACTTATTGCTCTCTGATTAGTGCTTATAGTAGAGCTGAAATTCTAGAAAAGGTTGATTCGATTTTGAGGCAAGTAGAAAACTCAGATGTGGTTTTAGATACTACATTTTTTAATTGTGCCATTAATGCTTACGGGCAAGCTGGTGATATAGAGAGGATGGTCAAGTTGTTCTTGGAAATGAAGGACCAACAATGTAGACCAGATAATATCACCTATGCTACCATGATAAAGGCATACAGTGCGCAGGGGATGATTGAAGCCGCTGAAGATCTACAGAGTAGAATGATCAGTGGTAATGACTTTCCAGGTACTCATATGAATGCCTTACAGTTTGCAGACAACTATAATTGTCTGTGTGCATTTTCTCCTCGCATTAAATACAAGATGTTGTACCAATTGTCTAATTTGGACTATTCTTCTATCTAG